The sequence ATCTAAGGCGTTTATACATCAATTTCTCAAACAATCGATTGAAGACCGAAAGTAgggaaattgggcggtaattacATGGATCGGTTTCGTCGCCCGTTTTGTAGACAGGAGTCAGTTTGGCATGCTTCAAAAGATGGGGATAAATACCGGTTGAGATAGACTTATTCATCAAGGCAGCTAAGAGGGGAGAAAAGCTATGACGCACAGATTTTAGAAGATGAACCGCGCAAGAATATAAGCCGTATACTTTATTACTGGGTGTAGCCAAGATTTCCATGTCCACCTCGGACGAACTGACAgtatcaaaaaagaaagatttataATGATTAGTACCGGCAAGGTAGTACTGGAAGTTTTTCCTGGGAGATGATATATTGCGTGCAAGCCTTGGTCAATAGACGCAAAGTACTGGTTAAAGATATTGGTTATTTCAGCCGGATTTTGTGTTACTCCAGAGTTGTTAGGACGTTGAAGGGTTGATACTTGTTTTCTATTTCGCTGTCTGTTCAATAGTTCATTAATCCCCTCCcatgttttcttcatattttttaGATTTGCAGTGAAGTAAGCTTCATAATGCAATCGTTTGCTAAGACGAGAAAGGCTAACAATTCTATTCTTGTACAGCTTATATTTTAATATATCTCCTCAGTAAAACagtcttttctttattttgatagATTTGCGCAGACCCTTAGTTATCCATGGCTTGGAgaattgtttggctttgcgcTTCGATAAAGTCTTGAAAGGAGCGTGTTTATTAATGAGCTTGTTAAGTTTATgataaaaggaagagaaacatTTGTCTACAGATCCGTTTGCCATTGGGTTATTCCAGTCAGTTTCCGAAACATCATTAATAAAGCATTCTTCAGGGAagttggaataatcgcgaatttTGTACTTTGTAGTGAGATTTTTTGGCGTTAGACTGTGGATGAAGCAAAATTGGGAGTAGTGATCACTAATGTCTGACACGATATTTCCACCGGAAATTTTATGATCGAATGTATTCAGTCTATTcacaaaaatattgtcaatGAGTGTGGCAGAATTGTTATAAACTCTAGTAGGTTTATCAATTACAGGGAAGAACGAATAACATTGTAAAGACAACAGAAAATTATGGGAGTAATCGGAAATTTCACATTTGAGGAGATCAATGTTGAAATCGCCCATTAGATAAACAACTTTATCGGAGGAGTAAAGTTTTTCTAAAGTCATGTCAAGATATTGCAGGAATTGTTCCGGATCATTATGCTGCCTATAAATCACACCACAAACGATATTTTTACTCTTTGGGGATTCAATTTCGATCCATAAAGcctgaaaagcttcttttgaggTTCTCTCTAGAACCTTGAACTTTAAACAATTATTAATGTACATACCAACACCTCCACATGATAGAGGTGTTGGCACATATTCAAATTGATAGTTTGATAGACGGGCATTAAAATCTAGCCCGGatgaatttgtaatttttgtttcagtgattccGATTACACTGAATTGATAGTCAAGCTCATCTAAGAGATGGACTTGAAGGTTATCATTGTTTCTCCGCAGGCCTCTTACATTAGTGTGGAGTATAGAGAAAGGAGATTCATTTTCTGATTCCGTTAGAGACTTTTTAAACGTGGAAGAACTATAGGGAGAAATATATTTGCATCTTATTTGTTGCATGCTTAAGTTTCTATCGGGGTTTAATTTTGGTTCGGTATTTAAGCAAAACAGATCTAAATCATAAATACTATGAAGTTTATCTAAGTACTTTTTGGTCGGCAAGTCACTGTTGAGCATGTTATTAAACTGTCCATGAGCTCTAATAATATCGACATTCAAATATGGAAGCTCGCTTAGGATAGAATTTTTGGTACAACAAACACGCTTTTCGCTTACACCCATCCTTATTATCTAATCAAAACGACTAACAAACACTACAACAACATGAATACTTAGCTTTGACTTCCGTCCTGTAAATGGTGCAAGTCCGTGATATCCTTAATCTTGATGGCTCGAGACGTGGCATCTTTGCGAAGGTACACAAACGATCCTTTCGACCAGCAATACTGGTAGTGAAACTGCTCCTTGAACCTCTTAGCTTCAAATAAGACCTTATGCATTCTTGGCGTTAAATGGTCAAAAATTCTAACAGCAGAAAGGGAAACATCTTCGGAGAAACCAACAGCAGACGGGTCAACTCTACTTGCATTTCTTCTCTGATTCATAACATTATCTTTTGACAAACGCCTAATGAATCGACAAATGATTGGCCTCGGACCGCCATTGCCGGTGTTTCTTGTCGGGACTCGATGGGCTGTGTCGATGTCTTGGATTGATACAGCGGATCCCATTGCTTTAAATAAACGTTCGCATAGCGCACTCGTAATTGCCGAGGATTCGTCTTGACTCGTCTGAGGGACACCAACAATCTTAACATTGTACTGATAACTATACTCTTGAAATTCATCGATATTCCTGGAAACTCTATTAAGTTCAACAGCAAGCTCTTCAAGCTTAGCACTTAAGCGTTTAAGTTCTTTGCCAGCAAAGACCCTAAATCGCTCAAAATCATCAAATCCTTTACTCATAAATTCTAAGCTTTGCACTGTTTCATCTTTCGTTGCTGCAGGTTTCTTTGATTGCTCCTGTAGCATCTCCTTCATCTTAGCAATCTCATCCGCCATGACGGAC is a genomic window of Montipora foliosa isolate CH-2021 unplaced genomic scaffold, ASM3666993v2 scaffold_407, whole genome shotgun sequence containing:
- the LOC137988130 gene encoding uncharacterized protein, with the protein product MPESIASLKRENSNLKDQLSVMADEIAKMKEMLQEQSKKPAATKDETVQSLEFMSKGFDDFERFRVFAGKELKRLSAKLEELAVELNRVSRNIDEFQEYSYQYNVKIVGVPQTSQDESSAITSALCERLFKAMGSAVSIQDIDTAHRVPTRNTGNGGPRPIICRFIRRLSKDNVMNQRRNASRVDPSAVGFSEDVSLSAVRIFDHLTPRMHKVLFEAKRFKEQFHYQYCWSKGSFVYLRKDATSRAIKIKDITDLHHLQDGSQS